A genomic region of Chitinimonas arctica contains the following coding sequences:
- a CDS encoding integrase core domain-containing protein, giving the protein MQNSTLVAMTFLLWCRLADLLVHFCELLLWISCLTDILIPETSQHLPSGRYRPAPPRRTGGKPKPPWVKEAALELFACGSHSIRSIRDNLNRLYARQGISVGISTVYGWVKRYSHQALSAKRYTRNRLPKPIPANRCWGLDMTGKGDQVILGIIDHGTRLNVALTRLERANTKQIVEQLDGAIAQFGSPDKIITDNASVFRSKAFRQAMTQRGIWHKFIPPGQPWKNGRIERFFLTLKQKLDRIVPSDNACLDNLLAEFRLWYNAVRPHQHLHGHTPWEAWNGVNPYNTTPLSVTPFEGWDGLLKGYYLRF; this is encoded by the coding sequence TTGCAAAACTCCACCCTTGTTGCCATGACCTTTTTGCTGTGGTGCCGGCTCGCTGACCTGCTGGTGCATTTTTGTGAATTATTGCTATGGATCAGCTGCTTAACAGATATTTTAATACCGGAAACGAGCCAGCATCTCCCCAGCGGGCGCTACCGTCCCGCGCCACCACGCCGAACAGGCGGCAAACCCAAACCCCCGTGGGTCAAAGAAGCCGCCCTGGAATTGTTCGCTTGCGGATCGCATAGCATCCGGTCTATCCGCGACAATCTGAATCGCCTGTACGCCCGGCAGGGGATATCCGTCGGGATATCGACGGTATATGGCTGGGTCAAGCGATACAGCCACCAAGCGCTTTCAGCGAAGAGATACACCCGTAATCGCCTGCCCAAGCCTATCCCAGCGAACCGCTGCTGGGGTTTGGATATGACCGGGAAGGGTGATCAGGTGATTTTGGGCATCATCGATCACGGTACTCGGCTGAATGTTGCATTGACCCGCTTGGAACGGGCCAATACCAAACAGATCGTCGAGCAGCTGGATGGGGCCATCGCGCAGTTCGGCTCCCCCGACAAAATCATTACCGACAACGCCTCGGTATTTCGTAGCAAAGCCTTCCGCCAAGCAATGACCCAACGGGGTATTTGGCACAAATTCATACCGCCCGGCCAGCCTTGGAAGAATGGCCGAATCGAGCGCTTCTTTCTGACGCTCAAGCAGAAGCTGGACCGCATCGTTCCCAGCGATAACGCCTGTCTGGACAATCTACTGGCGGAATTCCGGCTTTGGTACAACGCTGTCCGGCCGCATCAGCATTTACATGGCCATACGCCATGGGAAGCATGGAATGGCGTAAATCCTTACAACACCACGCCGCTATCCGTTACCCCGTTCGAGGGGTGGGATGGATTATTGAAAGGGTATTACTTGCGATTCTGA
- a CDS encoding helix-turn-helix domain-containing protein, translated as MDNGQTLDELEIDLGEKLKRLRLNKNWDQKTLAARAGVSVRALRNIEAGQGSTVKTLLSVVRALGRESWLDTVAPVATVNPLTLTSRASQRVRATSPAVKINAARRLIAIAEQAGGEEQGKLRISSAQLNAARRLIATANQAGDKPVKMPTKSRKKTE; from the coding sequence ATGGACAATGGTCAGACGCTCGACGAGCTGGAAATCGACCTCGGCGAGAAGCTCAAGCGGCTCCGGCTCAATAAGAACTGGGACCAGAAGACACTTGCCGCCCGCGCGGGTGTGAGCGTGCGTGCCTTGCGCAACATCGAGGCCGGCCAAGGTTCGACCGTCAAGACGCTGCTGAGCGTCGTACGGGCGCTTGGTCGTGAGTCATGGCTTGACACGGTGGCGCCGGTGGCGACGGTCAATCCATTGACCTTGACGAGCCGCGCATCGCAGCGCGTGCGCGCCACCAGCCCCGCAGTCAAGATCAATGCTGCCCGACGCCTAATTGCGATAGCCGAGCAGGCCGGGGGGGAGGAGCAGGGGAAGCTGCGTATCTCCTCAGCCCAGCTGAACGCTGCCCGGCGTCTGATTGCGACTGCGAATCAGGCCGGCGACAAGCCTGTGAAGATGCCCACCAAATCTCGCAAAAAAACTGAGTAA
- a CDS encoding type II toxin-antitoxin system HipA family toxin, which yields MATRKTAAKKASFKHVRVVEVHMWGTHIGSVTLDPAYGFYVFSYTPEFADTGIEPSPLQMPLADEAYIFTDLPEATFKKLPAMLSDALPDDFGNALINRYMSDQGIAAQNITPLDRLAYMSNRAMGALVFKPARGPAAHKPTPIELSSLVEQARQAIKGTMGDDDQANTALRNIIEVGTSAGGARAKAVIAWNPETEEIRSGQLEAPEGFEHWLLKFDGMGADHELGASQNYGRVEYAYHLMAREAGIEMTECRLLNENGRAHFMTRRFDREGRGGRNHIQTLCAMSHVDYKKKGANAYSQLFQAMVQLNLPYQDMEEGFRRMVFNVMGRNCDDHTKNFSFLLHEGSSAWELAPAYDVTFAHNLTGEWTSQHLMSVNGKFKGIAVEDLLVEADRFKIGTARNVIEQVRTAIEKWPQFAAAAYLPENEMVERQRQLLLLD from the coding sequence ATGGCCACCAGGAAAACGGCAGCGAAGAAGGCATCGTTCAAGCATGTGAGGGTCGTCGAAGTGCACATGTGGGGCACCCATATCGGCTCGGTGACGCTCGACCCGGCTTATGGCTTCTACGTGTTCAGCTATACGCCCGAATTCGCCGACACCGGCATCGAGCCATCGCCGTTGCAGATGCCGCTCGCGGACGAGGCTTACATCTTCACGGATTTGCCCGAAGCGACGTTCAAGAAGCTGCCGGCCATGCTCAGCGATGCGCTGCCGGATGACTTCGGCAACGCGCTCATCAACCGCTATATGTCAGATCAGGGTATCGCTGCCCAGAACATCACGCCGCTAGACCGGCTTGCCTACATGAGCAATCGCGCGATGGGCGCGCTGGTCTTCAAGCCCGCGCGCGGGCCTGCGGCGCACAAGCCGACGCCCATCGAACTCAGCTCGCTCGTCGAGCAGGCGCGGCAGGCAATAAAGGGCACCATGGGCGACGACGACCAGGCGAACACCGCGTTGCGTAACATCATCGAGGTGGGCACGTCCGCCGGCGGCGCGCGGGCGAAAGCCGTGATTGCCTGGAACCCGGAGACCGAAGAAATCCGCTCAGGCCAGCTCGAGGCACCGGAAGGCTTCGAGCATTGGTTGCTCAAGTTCGACGGAATGGGCGCGGACCACGAACTAGGCGCTTCACAGAACTATGGTCGCGTCGAGTACGCCTATCATCTGATGGCCCGCGAGGCCGGCATTGAAATGACAGAATGTCGCCTGCTTAACGAGAATGGCCGCGCTCACTTCATGACCCGGCGCTTCGACCGCGAGGGGCGCGGCGGCCGCAATCACATACAGACGCTTTGCGCGATGTCGCACGTCGACTATAAGAAGAAGGGCGCTAATGCTTATTCCCAGCTCTTTCAGGCTATGGTGCAGCTCAACCTACCGTACCAAGACATGGAAGAAGGGTTCCGGCGGATGGTGTTCAACGTAATGGGCCGCAACTGTGACGACCATACGAAGAATTTTTCCTTCCTGCTCCATGAAGGTAGTTCGGCGTGGGAACTCGCACCGGCCTACGACGTGACCTTTGCACACAACCTGACGGGCGAATGGACGAGCCAGCATCTGATGTCCGTGAATGGCAAGTTCAAGGGCATTGCCGTTGAAGACCTACTGGTGGAAGCGGACCGGTTCAAAATCGGCACAGCGCGCAACGTCATCGAACAGGTGCGCACAGCCATCGAGAAGTGGCCGCAGTTTGCGGCGGCTGCCTACCTGCCCGAAAACGAGATGGTTGAGCGGCAGAGGCAGCTCCTGCTGCTTGACTGA
- a CDS encoding type II toxin-antitoxin system RelE/ParE family toxin, producing the protein MNSNKSFVLAQNQAPLIDYDYRAVYTVRYATAVYVLHCFQKKSTSGIATPKPDMELIEARLKAVAAREKG; encoded by the coding sequence ATGAACAGCAACAAGAGCTTCGTGCTGGCCCAGAACCAGGCCCCCCTGATCGACTACGACTACCGTGCCGTTTATACGGTGCGCTATGCGACGGCGGTGTATGTACTGCATTGCTTTCAGAAGAAATCGACCAGTGGTATCGCTACACCCAAGCCGGATATGGAGTTGATCGAAGCTCGTTTGAAAGCGGTTGCGGCACGGGAAAAGGGGTAG
- a CDS encoding helix-turn-helix domain-containing protein produces MNELEIIDDISIEQGSDNPYADLDRPDADEMLIKAELAREIAQIIKSRHLTQLRAAELLGMPHPKLSEMLRGKFRGISQAKMIECLNRLGLD; encoded by the coding sequence ATGAACGAGTTAGAAATCATCGACGACATCAGCATCGAGCAGGGCAGCGATAACCCCTACGCCGATCTAGACCGACCTGACGCCGACGAAATGCTGATTAAGGCCGAACTGGCACGCGAGATCGCCCAGATCATCAAAAGCCGGCACCTGACTCAACTGCGGGCGGCCGAACTGTTGGGCATGCCGCATCCGAAGCTCTCCGAAATGCTGCGTGGCAAGTTCCGTGGTATCAGTCAGGCCAAGATGATCGAATGTTTGAACAGGCTGGGCCTCGATTGA
- a CDS encoding RNA 2'-phosphotransferase: protein MIDKSNASGTRFSRADLLNVVETSDKKRFSLSDDGQRIRAAQGHSVTVELGLIAQEPPQILYHGTATRFVDAILADGLKPQSRQQVHLSADEATAYSVGQRHGKPTILKIEALRMHAKGFKFFLADNGVWLTDHVPAEFLAASSPLR from the coding sequence TTGATCGACAAAAGCAATGCCAGCGGAACCCGGTTCAGCCGTGCGGACTTGTTGAACGTGGTCGAGACCAGCGATAAAAAGCGATTCTCGCTATCGGATGACGGACAACGCATCCGCGCCGCTCAAGGCCATTCCGTTACAGTGGAACTTGGCCTGATTGCGCAAGAACCACCCCAAATCCTCTACCACGGAACCGCCACGCGTTTTGTTGACGCGATCTTGGCCGATGGCCTGAAGCCGCAATCTCGCCAGCAAGTACATCTGTCCGCTGACGAAGCGACCGCATACAGCGTGGGGCAGCGCCATGGCAAGCCGACCATCCTGAAAATTGAAGCCCTCCGCATGCATGCAAAGGGCTTCAAGTTCTTCCTTGCCGACAATGGCGTTTGGTTGACCGATCATGTGCCGGCCGAATTTTTGGCGGCAAGTTCGCCACTGCGTTAG
- a CDS encoding type II toxin-antitoxin system Phd/YefM family antitoxin codes for MHTVNIHEAKTHLSRLVEEAAKGESFIIAKAGTPMVKVTALDTPAAGQVRRLGYMIGEIAVPDDFDHMGSREIEQLFGGGA; via the coding sequence ATGCACACCGTGAACATCCATGAGGCCAAAACCCATTTGTCGCGCCTCGTTGAAGAAGCCGCAAAGGGCGAATCATTCATTATCGCCAAGGCCGGTACGCCTATGGTAAAGGTCACCGCGCTTGATACGCCGGCGGCAGGGCAAGTTCGCCGCCTGGGCTACATGATCGGTGAAATCGCCGTGCCCGACGACTTCGATCACATGGGGAGCCGGGAGATCGAACAGCTTTTCGGTGGTGGTGCATGA
- a CDS encoding type II toxin-antitoxin system VapC family toxin: MKLLLDTHLLLWAAGQLERLSNAARALLEDPLNELYFSSASLWEVSIKRGLGRDDFRVDPRLLRRGLLDNGYLELPINSEHAVFVEGLPAIHKDPFDRILVAQSMVEGILLLTADPLVAQYPGPIRKV, translated from the coding sequence ATGAAGTTGCTTTTGGATACCCATCTGCTGCTATGGGCTGCTGGGCAACTCGAGCGGCTATCGAATGCGGCGCGGGCGTTGCTCGAAGACCCTCTCAACGAGCTGTATTTCAGTTCGGCCAGCTTGTGGGAAGTGTCGATCAAGCGTGGACTTGGACGCGATGATTTCCGCGTGGACCCGAGATTATTGCGCCGAGGCTTGCTCGACAATGGCTATCTTGAGTTGCCGATCAACAGCGAACATGCGGTTTTTGTAGAGGGTCTTCCAGCTATCCACAAGGATCCTTTCGACCGCATCCTCGTTGCGCAATCGATGGTCGAAGGCATCCTTCTTTTGACAGCAGACCCGCTAGTTGCGCAATATCCAGGGCCGATCCGAAAGGTTTAA
- a CDS encoding DoxX family protein encodes MKTILQSGLAYGRCATTLIERWFAPVADLVARLYLARVFFSSGLTKLDDWDITIALFTDEYRTPLLPPEAAAVLGTAGELFFPVLLALGLAGRIGAIGLFGVNIMAVVSYWHVLGLPEQAASLTHHLNWGLLLALLIGHGPGKLSVDALILRIWPGLLDKSACGTSR; translated from the coding sequence ATGAAAACCATCCTGCAATCCGGCCTGGCTTATGGACGCTGCGCCACCACCTTGATCGAACGCTGGTTCGCGCCGGTGGCCGATTTGGTCGCCCGCCTTTATCTTGCCCGGGTGTTTTTCAGCTCGGGGCTGACCAAGCTGGATGATTGGGATATTACTATCGCCCTGTTCACCGACGAATATCGCACTCCGCTGCTGCCGCCTGAAGCGGCTGCTGTATTGGGGACGGCGGGTGAGTTGTTTTTTCCAGTGTTGCTGGCGCTGGGACTGGCGGGACGGATAGGGGCGATTGGGCTGTTTGGCGTCAATATCATGGCCGTTGTTTCGTATTGGCATGTATTGGGGCTGCCGGAACAGGCTGCTTCCCTGACGCATCATTTGAACTGGGGCTTGCTGCTGGCGCTGCTGATCGGGCATGGGCCGGGCAAGCTGTCGGTGGATGCGTTGATTTTGCGGATCTGGCCGGGGCTGTTGGATAAATCTGCTTGCGGTACATCACGCTAA
- a CDS encoding HvfC/BufC family peptide modification chaperone, protein MSKPANRPSRQSIPLDRLQQDFVQAMHDPQAAQTLFGRSAGGASAYANNALLNRADALSEAYPVVLQLVGEEFFGGMARAYARVTPSRSGDLNRYGVDFADFIADFAPARELAYLPDTARLDWLCHCAYYAADHAEFSLALLAEVPAEKQGGLRLLLAPAVGLLGSRWPIASLWLAHQPNAGDFPSPDQGSENALVWRNGHNRVRVRRLMPAEHAFLRACQAGLPLAEALERAMDEDMEFDLGLSLQGWISDQVIVDFD, encoded by the coding sequence ATGAGCAAGCCTGCAAATCGGCCATCCCGGCAAAGTATCCCGCTCGACCGCCTACAGCAGGATTTCGTCCAGGCCATGCATGATCCGCAAGCCGCGCAGACCCTGTTCGGCCGCAGTGCCGGCGGCGCCAGTGCCTATGCCAATAATGCCCTGCTCAACCGGGCCGATGCGCTCTCCGAAGCCTACCCGGTCGTTCTCCAACTGGTCGGTGAAGAATTCTTCGGCGGCATGGCCCGCGCCTACGCACGGGTCACCCCCTCACGCTCCGGCGACCTGAACCGGTATGGCGTGGATTTCGCCGACTTTATCGCCGACTTTGCTCCAGCCAGGGAACTGGCCTATCTACCGGATACCGCGCGCTTGGACTGGCTCTGCCACTGCGCTTATTACGCTGCGGACCATGCTGAATTCAGCCTGGCGCTGCTCGCCGAGGTGCCGGCGGAAAAGCAGGGCGGCTTACGATTGCTACTCGCGCCCGCGGTTGGCCTGCTAGGCTCAAGATGGCCGATCGCCAGCCTGTGGCTGGCCCACCAACCGAACGCAGGGGACTTCCCCTCGCCCGACCAGGGCAGCGAAAACGCGCTGGTCTGGCGCAATGGCCACAACCGGGTACGGGTGCGCCGGCTGATGCCGGCCGAACACGCCTTCCTGCGCGCCTGCCAAGCGGGGCTACCGCTCGCCGAGGCCCTGGAGCGCGCCATGGATGAAGATATGGAATTTGATCTGGGCCTGTCATTACAGGGCTGGATAAGCGACCAAGTGATCGTTGATTTCGATTAG
- the bufB gene encoding MNIO family bufferin maturase: MLTTLPRAAGIGLRLPHIREVLDTRPAVAWFEVHAENFFGGGANLAALQAVRADYPLSLHGVGMGLGSVTALDAAHLAHFRRLIERLEPACVSEHLCWNRTTDECFNDLLPLPYSEAALKHMAERVAMAQEALGRRLLVENLSSYVAFADDAIAEGEFLAELVRRTGCGLLVDVNNLYVNEHNLGRDARAALAALPADAVGEIHIAGFEVRDDELWLDSHGTPVREEVWRLLDDALARFGPVPVLLERDSNLPAFAELQAEAARAQLALQRLGEKS; encoded by the coding sequence ATGCTCACCACCCTCCCCCGCGCCGCCGGTATCGGCTTGCGCTTGCCGCATATACGCGAAGTACTGGATACCCGGCCGGCCGTGGCCTGGTTCGAAGTGCACGCCGAGAACTTCTTCGGCGGCGGCGCCAATCTGGCCGCCTTGCAGGCAGTACGCGCCGATTATCCGCTCAGCTTGCATGGGGTCGGCATGGGCCTGGGTTCCGTCACCGCGCTGGACGCCGCTCACCTGGCCCATTTCCGCCGGCTGATCGAGCGGCTGGAACCCGCCTGCGTATCGGAACATCTGTGCTGGAACCGCACCACCGACGAATGCTTTAACGATCTCTTGCCCCTGCCTTACAGCGAGGCCGCGCTCAAACATATGGCCGAGCGAGTCGCCATGGCGCAGGAAGCACTGGGACGCCGCTTGCTGGTGGAGAACCTGTCTTCCTATGTCGCATTCGCCGACGATGCCATCGCCGAGGGCGAGTTCCTGGCCGAGCTGGTGCGCCGTACCGGCTGCGGGCTGCTGGTGGACGTCAATAATCTCTATGTGAACGAACATAATCTCGGCCGCGACGCCCGCGCGGCGCTGGCGGCCTTGCCGGCCGACGCGGTCGGCGAGATCCATATCGCCGGGTTCGAAGTGCGCGACGACGAACTCTGGCTGGACTCGCACGGCACACCGGTGCGCGAGGAAGTCTGGCGCCTGCTCGACGATGCCCTGGCGCGCTTCGGACCGGTACCGGTCTTGCTCGAGCGCGACAGCAATCTACCGGCCTTCGCCGAACTACAAGCCGAAGCGGCCCGCGCCCAGCTCGCCCTGCAACGGCTTGGGGAAAAGTCATGA
- a CDS encoding BufA1 family periplasmic bufferin-type metallophore, giving the protein MDKKHALIAGALTSLIALSLSGGAMADEKAAKEKCYGVAKAGKNDCASANGSHSCAAQTKIDNDPNDWKYVAKGTCDKMGGSTEAGKKK; this is encoded by the coding sequence ATGGACAAGAAGCACGCTCTTATCGCCGGCGCCCTCACCAGCCTGATCGCCCTCAGCCTCTCCGGCGGCGCGATGGCCGACGAAAAGGCCGCTAAGGAAAAATGCTACGGCGTCGCCAAGGCCGGCAAGAATGACTGTGCCTCCGCCAACGGCAGCCACAGCTGCGCCGCCCAGACCAAGATCGACAACGATCCAAACGACTGGAAGTACGTCGCCAAGGGTACTTGCGACAAGATGGGCGGCAGCACCGAAGCCGGCAAGAAAAAGTAA
- the murB gene encoding UDP-N-acetylmuramate dehydrogenase, giving the protein MSLNDLPLPSACDLAPLHTLGLVSQARALHVLERAEQLPAILQSGSGPLHILGGGSNLVPAAQVEGTVLKVELKGRTLLGEDEYAWYVAAAAGENWHEFVMWTLAQGWPGLENLALIPGTVGAAPIQNIGAYGVELKDRFCALTALSLEDGASCVFTPEQCAFGYRDSIFKQGQAGRWLISEVLFRLPKRWEAKLDYGDLAARLAGQTPTGQAVAEAVMAARSSKLPDPAQLGNAGSFFHNPIVSAELAADLASAHPGMPVFPQAGGQAKLAAGWLIEQAGWKGRRLGPVGMYEKQALVLVNHGGADASHVAALMAAVQADVLQRFGVALTPEPVWW; this is encoded by the coding sequence ATGTCATTGAATGATCTTCCGCTTCCGTCGGCTTGCGACCTCGCACCGCTGCATACCCTCGGCCTGGTATCGCAGGCCCGCGCCCTGCATGTGCTTGAACGTGCCGAGCAATTGCCGGCCATTCTGCAGTCCGGCTCGGGACCATTACATATACTGGGCGGCGGCAGCAACCTGGTGCCGGCGGCGCAGGTGGAAGGTACCGTGCTCAAGGTCGAGCTGAAGGGCCGCACGCTGCTGGGCGAGGATGAATACGCCTGGTATGTCGCCGCGGCAGCCGGCGAGAACTGGCACGAGTTTGTCATGTGGACGCTGGCGCAAGGCTGGCCCGGCCTGGAGAACCTGGCGCTGATTCCCGGCACGGTGGGGGCCGCCCCCATCCAGAATATCGGTGCCTATGGCGTTGAGTTGAAGGATCGCTTCTGCGCCCTGACTGCGCTCAGCCTGGAGGACGGCGCCAGCTGCGTATTCACGCCCGAGCAATGCGCCTTCGGCTACCGCGACAGTATTTTCAAGCAGGGGCAGGCGGGGCGCTGGCTGATCAGCGAGGTGCTATTCCGGCTGCCCAAGCGCTGGGAAGCCAAGCTGGATTATGGCGACCTGGCTGCGCGCCTGGCCGGGCAGACACCAACAGGGCAAGCGGTGGCCGAAGCCGTCATGGCCGCCCGCTCCAGCAAGCTGCCCGATCCCGCCCAGCTGGGCAATGCCGGCAGTTTCTTCCACAACCCTATCGTCTCGGCCGAGCTGGCCGCCGACTTGGCGTCCGCACATCCCGGCATGCCGGTCTTTCCGCAGGCCGGTGGGCAGGCCAAGCTGGCAGCCGGTTGGCTGATCGAGCAGGCCGGCTGGAAGGGGCGCCGGCTGGGACCGGTGGGGATGTACGAAAAACAGGCCCTGGTACTGGTCAACCATGGCGGCGCCGATGCAAGCCACGTGGCCGCGCTGATGGCGGCGGTGCAAGCGGATGTGCTGCAACGCTTTGGTGTTGCGCTGACGCCCGAGCCGGTGTGGTGGTGA
- a CDS encoding ABC transporter permease subunit, giving the protein MFSFFLRKLATVIPTFIGITLVAFALIRLIPGDPIEVMVGERKLDPVMHAAAMHRLGLDLPLHTQYFNYLGNLAHGDLGISLVTREPVTKEFFTLFPATIELAMCALVFALVLGLPAGMIAGLKRGSIFDHTVMGSAMTGFSMPIFWWGLILIMFFSVKLGWTPVSGRIDIEFDIAQKTGFLLIDSWLSGEEGAFKSAAMHLILPTIVLGTIPLAVIARMTRSSMLEVLREDYIRTARAKGLAPTRVVVVHALRNALIPVITVIGLQTGTLLGGAVLTETIYSWPGIGKWIVDSISRRDYPVVQAGILISATIFIVVNLFVDLLYGVVNPRIRSAK; this is encoded by the coding sequence ATGTTTTCTTTCTTCCTGAGGAAACTGGCGACGGTCATTCCGACCTTTATCGGCATTACGCTGGTCGCCTTTGCCCTGATACGCCTGATTCCCGGCGATCCCATCGAAGTCATGGTCGGCGAGCGCAAGCTCGATCCCGTCATGCATGCCGCGGCGATGCATCGCTTGGGTTTGGACCTGCCCCTGCACACGCAGTACTTCAATTATCTGGGCAACCTGGCGCATGGCGACCTGGGTATCTCCCTGGTGACCCGCGAGCCGGTGACCAAGGAATTCTTCACGCTGTTCCCCGCCACCATCGAGCTGGCCATGTGCGCGTTGGTGTTCGCCCTGGTACTGGGCCTGCCGGCCGGGATGATCGCCGGGCTCAAGCGCGGATCGATCTTCGACCATACGGTGATGGGCTCGGCGATGACCGGGTTTTCCATGCCTATTTTCTGGTGGGGGCTGATCCTTATCATGTTCTTCTCGGTCAAGCTGGGCTGGACGCCGGTATCGGGCCGTATCGATATCGAGTTCGATATCGCCCAGAAGACCGGTTTCCTGCTGATAGACAGCTGGCTGTCGGGTGAAGAGGGCGCCTTCAAGTCGGCCGCCATGCACCTGATCCTGCCGACCATCGTGCTGGGCACCATCCCCTTGGCGGTGATCGCCCGGATGACCCGTTCCTCCATGCTGGAAGTGCTGCGCGAAGACTATATCCGTACCGCCCGCGCCAAGGGCCTGGCGCCTACCCGCGTGGTGGTGGTGCATGCCTTGCGCAATGCCTTGATTCCGGTGATTACCGTGATCGGCCTGCAAACCGGCACCCTGCTGGGTGGCGCGGTGCTGACCGAGACGATATATTCCTGGCCAGGCATCGGCAAATGGATCGTCGATTCCATTTCGCGCCGCGATTACCCGGTGGTGCAAGCCGGCATCCTGATTTCGGCCACCATTTTCATCGTGGTGAACCTGTTCGTGGACCTGCTCTACGGCGTGGTCAATCCGCGCATCCGTTCGGCCAAGTGA
- a CDS encoding ABC transporter permease subunit: MTTQIIETVPSYPSPLKEFWHSFSANRGALVALVLFSITVFCALFAGWLAPHDPIEQYRDHMLTPPSWDAGGLSTFVLGTDELGRDILSRLIFGARVSLFIALMSVLMSLIPGVVLGLLAAFFQKHLSPVIMRLMDIMLALPGILLAICIITILGPGLVNTMLAIAIGTLPSYTRLTRAAAMAEINKEYVTASRVAGAGTLRLMFLTVLPNCMAPLIVNATLGFSSAILEVAALGFLGLGVQPPTPEWGTMLSAARDYIERAPWVVTMPGLTILISVLSINLMGDGLRDALDPRLKRAA, from the coding sequence ATGACAACGCAAATTATCGAAACCGTTCCCAGCTACCCGAGTCCATTGAAGGAGTTCTGGCACAGCTTTTCCGCCAACCGGGGTGCGCTGGTGGCCTTGGTACTGTTTTCCATTACCGTTTTCTGCGCGCTGTTCGCCGGCTGGCTGGCGCCGCACGATCCGATCGAGCAATACCGCGACCATATGCTGACGCCGCCTTCCTGGGATGCCGGCGGGCTATCGACCTTTGTGCTGGGTACCGATGAGCTGGGACGCGATATTCTGTCGCGGCTGATCTTCGGTGCGCGGGTCTCGCTGTTTATTGCCCTGATGTCGGTGCTGATGTCGCTGATCCCCGGCGTGGTATTGGGCCTGCTGGCTGCTTTCTTCCAGAAGCACTTGAGCCCGGTCATCATGCGGCTGATGGACATCATGCTGGCCTTGCCCGGCATTCTGCTGGCCATCTGCATCATCACCATTCTCGGACCCGGCCTGGTCAACACCATGCTGGCCATCGCCATCGGCACCTTGCCCAGCTACACCCGCCTGACCCGGGCCGCCGCCATGGCCGAGATCAATAAGGAATACGTCACGGCCAGCCGCGTGGCCGGCGCCGGTACGCTGCGGCTGATGTTCCTGACCGTGCTGCCCAATTGCATGGCGCCGCTGATCGTGAACGCCACGCTGGGTTTTTCTTCCGCCATCCTCGAAGTCGCCGCCCTGGGCTTCCTTGGCCTGGGCGTGCAACCGCCCACGCCGGAGTGGGGCACCATGCTGTCGGCCGCGCGCGATTACATCGAGCGGGCGCCGTGGGTCGTGACCATGCCCGGCCTGACCATCCTGATCTCGGTGCTCTCCATCAACCTGATGGGTGACGGTCTGCGCGATGCGCTCGACCCGCGCCTGAAGCGTGCCGCGTAA